A section of the Lynx canadensis isolate LIC74 chromosome A1, mLynCan4.pri.v2, whole genome shotgun sequence genome encodes:
- the LRRTM2 gene encoding leucine-rich repeat transmembrane neuronal protein 2, whose amino-acid sequence MGLHFKWPLGAPMLAAIYAMSMVLKMLPALGMACPPKCRCEKLLFYCDSQGFRSVPNATDKGSLGLSLRHNHITELERDQFASFSQLTWLHLDHNQISTVKEDAFQGLYKLKELILSSNKIFYLPNTTFTQLINLQNLDLSFNQLSSLHPELFYGLRKLQTLHLRSNSLRTIPVRLFWDCRSLEFLDLSTNRLRSLARNGFAGLIKLRELHLEHNQLTKINFAHFLRLSSLHTLFLQWNKISNLTCGMEWTWGTLEKLDLTGNEIKAIDLTVFDTMPNLKILLMDNNKLNSLDSKILNSLRSLTTVGLSGNLWECSPRICALASWLGSFQGRWEHSILCHSPDHTQGEDILDAVHGFQLCWNLSTTVTAMATTYRDPTTEYTKRISSSSYHVGDKEIPTTAGIAVTTEEHFPEPDNAIFTQRVITGTMALLFSFFFIIFIVFISRKCCPPTLRRIRQCSMIQNHRQLRSQTRLHMSNMSDQGPYNEYEPTHEGPFIIINGYGQCKCQQLPYKECEV is encoded by the exons ATGG GCTTACATTTCAAGTGGCCATTAGGGGCCCCTATGCTGGCAGCAATATATGCAATGAGTATGGTTTTAAAAATGCTGCCTGCCCTGGGTATGGCGTGTCCACCCAAATGCCGCTGCGAGAAGCTGCTCTTCTACTGCGACTCTCAGGGCTTCCGCTCAGTGCCAAACGCCACAGACAAGGGCTCTCTGGGCCTGTCCCTGAGGCACAATCACATCACAGAGCTCGAAAGGGATCAATTTGCCAGCTTCAGTCAACTTACCTGGCTCCACTTAGACCACAATCAAATTTCAACAGTAAAAGAAGATGCTTTTCAAGGACTATATAAACTTAAGGAATTAATCTTAAGTtccaacaaaatattttatttaccaaaCACAACTTTTACTCAACTGATTAACCTGCAAAATTTGGACCTGTCTTTTAATCAGCTGTCATCTCTGCACCCAGAGCTCTTCTATGGCCTTCGGAAACTGCAGACCTTGCATTTACGGTCCAACTCCCTGCGGACTATCCCAGTACGCCTATTCTGGGACTGTCGTAGTCTGGAGTTTCTGGATTTGAGCACAAACCGTTTGCGAAGTTTGGCTCGCAATGGATTTGCAGGATTAATCAAACTGAGAGAGCTTCACCTAGAGCACAACCAGCTGACGAAGATTAATTTTGCTCATTTCCTACGGCTAAGCAGTCTGCACACACTCTTCTTACAATGGAACAAAATTAGCAACTTGACATGTGGGATGGAGTGGACCTGGGGCACTTTAGAAAAGCTAGACCTGACTGGAAATGAAATCAAAGCCATCGACCTGACAGTGTTTGACACGATGCCTAATCTTAAAATTCTCCTCATGGATAACAACAAGTTAAATAGCCTTGATTCCAAGATCTTAAACTCCCTGAGATCCCTCACAACTGTTGGCCTCTCTGGCAATCTGTGGGAATGCAGCCCTCGAATATGTGCTTTGGCCTCCTGGCTGGGCAGTTTCCAAGGTCGGTGGGAACATTCCATCCTATGTCACAGTCCTGACCACACCCAAGGAGAGGATATACTAGATGCAGTCCATGGATTTCAGCTCTGCTGGAATTTATCAACCACTGTCACTGCCATGGCTACAACTTATAGGGATCCAACCACTGAATATACAAAAAGAATAAGCTCATCAAGTTACCatgtgggagacaaagaaatccCAACTACTGCAGGCATAGCAGTTACTACTGAGGAACACTTTCCCGAACCAGACAATGCCATCTTCACTCAGCGGGTAATTACAGGAACAAtggctttattgttttctttcttttttattatttttatagtgttCATCTCCAGGAAGTGCTGCCCTCCCACTTTAAGAAGAATTAGGCAGTGCTCAATGATTCAGAACCACAGGCAGCTCCGATCCCAAACACGACTCCATATGTCAAACATGTCAGACCAAGGACCGTATAATGAATATGAACCCACCCATGAAGGACCCTTCATCATCATTAATGGTTATGGACAGTGCAAGTGTCAGCAGCTGCCATACAAAGAATGTGAAGTATAA